GCTATCCCAGGGGCAGCCACAGTGCCTGACTGGCAGGACAGGGCCCGGCCTTTCCCTCCTGGTTTCCCATGAGACTACCTCCACCGCCACCCTCATCAGCACTTCCATCACCAACCCTCACCCCCACGCACTTGCTGGTGTGAGACTCTGCAGGGCTGAGGTGGGGCAGGCTCCCTGATTCCAGCCGTGGCTGGCCTGGCTGTGTCCACTACCCCTTGAATGAGCCTTtgcccccttccccatcccctggaACTGTCTTAAGGGGCAGTGCCAGCCTCCTGGAGGTCCCAGTGCCTCCCTGATAGGCCCTCCCTGTGTTTCTCCCCACTGCTGCAGATGGCGGTAGGACCCCCCGACTGCCCCGTGGGAGGGCCGCTGACCTTCCCAGGCCGGGGTTCTGGGGCCGGCGTGGGGGCAGCCCTGGCCCCACTGCCCCCACCCAAGATGCCTCCCCCTACGATCCTGAGCGCCGTCCCTCGGCAGATGTTCAGCGATGCAGGCAGCGGGGACGACGCCCTGGACGGGGATGATGACCTGGTGATCGACATCCCGGAGTGAACCCCTCTGCCTGACCCCCTGCCCAGCGCCCTCTGTGTCAGCACACATGAGCCCCCAGCTTCCGCAGAGACGTTTATTGACGCCCGGTTGCCATGCTGTGGCCACTGACACAATCAGAAAAGGCGTAAACATGCATGAATGTCCCCCAGAAGGTGGGCCCTctccagggagggcaggggccctGCCTTCACATCCCAGCCCAATCCAGGGGACAGTTATTTAAATGAGTGGGCCAGGAGCATCTGCCACCTCTCAGAGAGGCAGAGACCCTGCGGTGGCCCCCGCACTTAAAAGGGCAGCTGTACAGGGCtcggtggtggtggtttttttaatgaagattcTGCATTAAAGGAGtgcctctttttgtgtgtgtcattttcatttttggaaaCCTCCTCCTCCAAACCCCCCCTAATCCGACctcctccctggaggggagggggccgggcagcctggagaggcaggagagaggagcAGCAGCCGGGTCCTTGGGGCAGGGGCACTGTGGGATCCCCCCTGCAGGTGTGCTCTGGATGGGTGGTTTGCATATTTGTCTGTTGTAGCGAGTCAGGCAGGAGGAAGTTTGCATATGTGAATATAGATCTCCACAGTCCCTCACAAGAAGACAGACCCACGGTCACGGAGACACGAAACAAGACAAGTAGTGCGGGGTGGGGCCTCCACCCCGTGTAAACGTGCAACACACTCGTGCGAAGGCTGCCTACTGGGCCCAGCCCtgagggccctgtgctgggcggCCGCTGTCCTGCTCAGGCTGAAGGCAGGGCTCCGGCTGCCGGGGGCAACTGGCTGGTCAAGGTGTGCCAGCGCTCCAGAGCTGCGTCCGGCTGCTGCAGACAGTCACTCCAGTGCTTCCGGGCCTCTCTCCGGGCTCCTGGCCCCAGGGCCACGCCACCTGGGAGCAGTAGAGGCAGGCAAGATCAGGGCCGGGCTCACTGCCAGGCTGCCCTCCATCAGCACCACCCAGCAGGCTCCTCCCTCACCGATGAAGTCGTTGGATTTGCCAATGTCATAGTCCCAGACTGTGACTTCCAGAGTCTTGCTGGCCAGAGTGGAGAGCTCCATCTCGTAGAAGAACTCCTGGGACAGGGCAAGCGACACCTTCCATGAGGCGctgcccccactcccagccccagccccactcgATTTCTGGCCTCTGCCCCATTTACCTCATTAAATTCCGGGTTTAGAGTCTTCTTCTTCACACATGTTTTGTGCTTGGATTTCTTATCCACGTCTGGCCTCAGGTACCTGCCGAGGGGGAGGAGGGACGGGGGTGGGGCAGCAGGTCAGTCAGGGACAGGCCAGGCCCAGAAGAGGACAGGGCTGGTGGCAagtccctggggaggggagggtgggcctCGGGGCAGGGCGAGGGCTCACGTCTTGACGTAGGGGTCAGAGTAGCCGTTGACGTCCATGGCAGCCAGGTGGGCGCAGCGCACGATGCCCACCAGCAGCCCACGGCGCCGAGAGCTATAGCTGAGGTTCAGCAGGATGCGCCCGCGCTCCTCCAGCAGCCCGGGCCCCTGCTCCACCTGCTCCAGCTGCCAGCAGACGCGGGCGTCAGCCGGCACCCTCACCACCTCCCGCCCAGATGCGGTCCCCGTGGGTGGCTCACCTCCTTCAGGTAACAGGAGATGCCCCTCAGCGCCACAGACATGGAAGAGGGTGAAGCCAGCTGAGGGGGCAAAGAGAAAGTTCTGGAAACCTGATCTCCCCAGGGCCCCCTTCCCGTGGTACCCCGCAGCCTGGCACAGACCGGGACCTGGCGCTCAAGGCAGATGTTAAAATGCTTCTTCTGTGAAGGCTTGAGGCGGCGGAGGGGTACACGGATCTCCCCGATGAACTCGTTGTGGCTCAGCTTGTCTTCATCACAGACGGAGATCCTGGTAGGGAACTGCAGGGTCAAGGCCCCCTGGGGTACTTGAGCCCCACTCCAGTTTGGGAGAAAGGTCCTCCGACTGAACTCTGAACACTCGAGgctggtcccagctctgccctaaATACTCTAcacctcacttgtaaaatgggctGTCTCAGGGCTGTGTGGGGAGCACCAggcctggagctgggggaggaTGTTTTGATTTGCCCTGTTCCTCTGTGCCTCCCTTTCCAGCTGCCCAGGCTGTCCCCGGCCCATCAGGACCTGCTCGGCTCCTTGAGGAAGCCCTCACAAATCTTGGGAATgcgaccacacacacacacacacacacacacacacacacaaacacacagcctCCATTCAGGGCCTGGGGACAGGATCCAACTGAACATGCACAGGGTGTGCACTGGTGGATGTGGGTCATGGGTCCAGGATGTAAGAGCTAGAAGGGCCTGAAGGAGCCTTGAGCAGTTGGACCAGGAGCGCATACCTCCCCCTAGAGCCCCTGTCCTTTCCTGTGTGGAGCAGGGAGCCAGCCTGGGAGAGGCTCATGAACCCAGCAAGTAAGAGATTATTGCTTTCACTTCCATCCGTCTCGGTCTGCAGCCCCTTTCCCTGCCTTCTGCTGTGACACTCTCGAGCAGCTGTGTCATGCAGAGGTGTTCAATTCCCAGCCCCGCCACCTAGCAACCACATGACCTTGAGcgagtcacttaacctccctaAGCCTCATTCCCATTTCTGTCGCTTGAGACTTCACTCCTTAGAGATGTTAGGGAGACAAGGGCAGCAGAATGGGCAGAGCTCTGCTGCATAGGTCTGACTTAAGTCAGGGGCTCTGAGAAGGGGTCTCAGTGAGCAGGGAAAGACTGCAGGAGGAGGCAGAGCCTCAAATGATGAGTGGGATTTAGGccggcagagagaggaagcaggaagagaCACGACAGGCAAAGGTCAGGAGATAGGAACCCGACCAGTCGCAAGAGGGCGGTCCTCTGTTGGAGGAGCAGTAGGAGCTATTTGGAGGGCAGGAACCCAGGGGAACATTCTGGCCTGCTCCCGAAGGGGACAGGGAGCCACTGATGGTTCTAGAGCATCCGAGGGCTTAATGGGAGGTGGGTCGACCAACCATAGAAGGTTCCAATGACAGTTGTCCCCAAGGAGGTGCTGAGCTGGACTCGTTGGTAACCGGGAGGACAGACCCCTCACCTGAGCACCTTGTGGGTGATGTCGTCATCTGTGATTCCGCGGTACGCCAGGTCCTCGTTCCACACGGGATTCAGCGTGTtcctctgagtcttagtttttaGCTTATTGGCCTTAGGTGTGGGGACGAAGGGTTCACAGTACGTGTCCCCCAGACCCACAGAGGCTGGAGGCAGACGAAGGCTGGGGGCAGACCCACAAGCTGGGTCAGGCTGGGGGGCGAGGGTAGGGGGAGGCCGTTACCTTGCAGGCTCCAGGCAGCAGGTGCAGCTTGACGTAGGGGTCGGCCAGGCCATTGAAATCCATGGGCTTGAGGccctggagaggaggggagggaagagggctgTGAGCTCCcagcctgcccaccctccctccctctctctgcagtGTGGACCCTTGGGGGCGGGAGAGCCAAGATGGGTGCTGGGAGAGGAGCAGGAGTCAggcctggggaagggaaaggaggatgGAAACGCACCCGTCTCAGGGTAGGGGGCAAACAGGGCCAGGGCTCTCGGGGGGCAGGGAGTACCCACCTTGGCCCTGAGGATACTACAGTGCAGAGTGCAGGAAGCCTGGTCGTAGAGAAGGTCAAACTCCAGCGTGCCCAGGGCGgctggagaagagggaagaggtaaCCTGAGTCCGTGCGTAAAGAcaggtgtgtgtgagagacaggtGGGCAGGCCTGCTACGTGTGCCAGCTGTGAAGGTTTGTGCGTGTCTGTGCCTGTCAGCCTGCTTGTGTGTGCACGTCTGGGTCCCTGGCTGGGCTGCAACTGGTGCTCTGTGGGTGGCTGAGTGTCTCAGCAGAAATATTGAATATTGAGCCTAGCTGAACCTGTCATCTCCACTCTGACTGCAGCTGTGGTGGCGGTGCCcgccgcctccccacccccagcagggcCCCATCCCCTTCCCACAAGCCTGGAGGCCCCCATTAGCATCCTGGGCCCTTCAAGCCCGCAGACTCACTGGTATCATCCGAGTCATAGCTGTCCACCTCAGCTCCATCCTCGGGCGTGGTGGCCCCAAGGAGGGCTGCAGGGGGTGCCAGGGCCAGGGGGCCCAGATGAGCAGGGGCCTCTCCGAAGCCCCCGCCACCCCCTTCAGGTCCTGGTCCCCGGCGGGGGAAGTAGTCAGAGATCTGGCGGATGGGCCGGATGGGCCCCGGGCACACGTTGATGGCCATGTGCTCCTGGATGTTGATGGTCATGCGGTCGCCCCTGCGGCCCCTCATGCAGCACccctggctgggggagggaggttcGAGAGAGCTTGAGCCCGGGTCTGACTTCTCAAACCTACCCGTCTGCTGGCTGAGGGCCAGGCGGCACCCGCCAGGGTCTGTGGGCCCTCACTGGCCTCCCTTCCTAGGTGCTGAGGGAGAGGGCAGCCTGTGCCCGCTGACGGGCAGGCAGAAGGCCTGGGCCCTCCAGACCCCAAGCTGTGCTCCACGGGGCTGGGCTGCCAGCCCACTCCCCCCAGATAGGTCCTGGCTCCACCTCAGCCTTGCCCACTTACCTCTAGATTGTCCCTCTGTCCTCTTCCCAGCGCCAGCCCCTCATTCTGGGCTTCTGtctgccctgggccctgcctACCCCTGAAGCTGCCCCCTAGGCCCCCTCCTCTGTCTTTCTGAGGCTCTGACTATCCTTCTGCACCAGGCGCCTGTCTGGTCTGGGGGTCACCCACCTCTGAGGTTTTCACTTCCCACTGTCCCTTCGTTCAGCCCCAGGATCTGCCCGCCTGCCTGGGCCCCCACCCGCTGCCATCCAAGGTGAGGACCCCTGCCTCAGATGCCTCCTCCTGAAACTGGCTCTCCAGAGGAGCCAGAAATTACAGCCTCCGGGAAGCTAAACACCCCCAGGGGCACACACAGGCTAACACACACTCACCCTCACCCTCTCGCCCCCGGCAGCCCAGCCCCCTGCACCTGTCTCTGCGCCTCCAACAGGTGCCCAAGCACTGGGGGGCCAGCGGGTGCGAGCTGGGCGGTGGCAGCCGGCGATTCCCAGGGCGGCCGGCGAGAAGAGCGCCGAGTCCGGCAGTCTGAGccgagagggagggagagcaggagaaagtgcggggaggagggggtgagCGAGGTGGAGGCGAGGATGCAGCCGGCGCAGGCggcgcggggcggggaggggcggacggaggctggggagggggcgggactCGCCCGCCGGCGCCCGCCCGGGCACACTTAGGAGCGCACACGGGTGCACACACATTCACGGGCAGGCTGACACACGCATCTTGCACGGACACTCCCGCGCACACGCCTGTGCCCACGTGCGCACACCACAGTCATGCACAAACCCAGACACGCGCTGGCACACTCACCCAGGAGAACTTCGCACACACACGCTCGCAGACACACGGGCTCCCTGCGCCGCCAGGAACCCACAGTGAAAACTGCCCGGTGTTCCCCAACTCCTCCCCGCGCCGCCCCCGCGCCGAGCCGGCGGAGCCTCCCTCCGcccctctctcctagcttccctCCCGGGTCTCCAGGGCAGACCACCGGCCTAGTTGCCATGGCGACGCcggctcctcctccctccccgccccctacCTCGCGCGTCCTTATGCCCCTCCTCCGCAGAGAGCGTTTGGAGGAGGGGGGGGAGGGTGTCTGGCCCTCCCCTACCAAATATCCGTAGGGGCGGGGCCTGTGGGGGCGGGGCTTAGAGATCCGCAGTGACCCAGGAacgggctggggaagggggtctGATCCGCCTACGGTCCCTGGTTTGAAATCTCGGGGTCTCGGACCCTGGCTGGGAAACCTGAGAGTCTGAGGCCTGAGGCTGTGGCTTCCCCCCACGCCTCCTTCCGTTAGTTGTTCAGGATTCCCTCCCGTGACCCAACCCAGCCCCCGAGGGtccaagtccccttctcagggaTGGCATCTCCTTTGGGAATCCGCCTTCCCTCACCCTCCCATCTCCAGTTGTCCCTAAGGTGGAGCGGAGCGTGGGGTTTCGCTCTGAATGCCTCAGAGCCCCGCAGGCCTTCCTCCGCTCTCTGCGGTCTCTCACCTGAGCCCTGCCACCTGCCTGTCAGTCTAACTCCAGCCTTTGATCTTGGGTCTCCTTTGTCCAAAACTTGCCAGCCCCCAATGACAAAGTCCTCACAGTGACCTGA
This region of Phocoena phocoena chromosome 15, mPhoPho1.1, whole genome shotgun sequence genomic DNA includes:
- the DOC2A gene encoding double C2-like domain-containing protein alpha, yielding MRGRRGDRMTINIQEHMAINVCPGPIRPIRQISDYFPRRGPGPEGGGGGFGEAPAHLGPLALAPPAALLGATTPEDGAEVDSYDSDDTTALGTLEFDLLYDQASCTLHCSILRAKGLKPMDFNGLADPYVKLHLLPGACKANKLKTKTQRNTLNPVWNEDLAYRGITDDDITHKVLRISVCDEDKLSHNEFIGEIRVPLRRLKPSQKKHFNICLERQVPLASPSSMSVALRGISCYLKELEQVEQGPGLLEERGRILLNLSYSSRRRGLLVGIVRCAHLAAMDVNGYSDPYVKTYLRPDVDKKSKHKTCVKKKTLNPEFNEEFFYEMELSTLASKTLEVTVWDYDIGKSNDFIGGVALGPGARREARKHWSDCLQQPDAALERWHTLTSQLPPAAGALPSA